TTTAATTGCTACTAAATAACCCCTCCCAGCCTCCCCTTGGCAAGGGGAGGAGCCGAAGGCGATGAGGTTTTGATGCGTAGCGCTCGTTTAGAGAATGGGTATAAGCCCTGACCACTGCTCAAGCTGGCTCGATGGCTGGTTCAAGGGCTGGTTCTGCTTGCAAGTAGCCCGCGGCGATGCAGTCTTCGATGATCTGCTGAACTAGCGGCCAGAGGGCGGGGGCTCCAGTTTGGATAGAACTCATGCGCTGCAGGACCTGGGCTTGGGTAATGCCGTGTAGACGCCAAGTGCCACCTCGGGTTTGCTGGTTGTGCAGGAGGGGTTGCAGGCGGTCGAGGGCAGCGGCGAACTGAGCTTCTGGGGTTGCCTGAGCTTCAAATTCTTGCCAAAGCTCATGCAATTCAGTGCCCTGGTCGGGTGGTAACAGGCCAAACAACCGAGTCGCCGCCTGGGTTTCCCGAAGTGCTTTGTCTTGATTGCCCAGGCTGTCGTAGCAGAAGGTGTCGCCCGCATCGATTTCAACCAGGTCGTGAATCAGCAGCATCTTAATGACCCGCAGCACGTCGATGCTGGTTGGCACGTATTCGGCTAATAGAATCGCCATCATCGCGAGGTGCCAGGAGTGCTCGGCACTGTTTTCGCGACGCGATTCATCAGTGAGTAGGGTTTGGCGGAGAACCTGTTTGAGTTTGTCGATTTCAATGATGAATTCGATCTGCTGCGCCAGCCGCTTCGGGGCCATCGTGAGTCTCCAATGGGCATGGCTACTTTAGCAGAGTTGATAAAGTGCAAGGGAGAAAAGACTAGGGACAAGGCATACCTTGTCCCTACAGGTGTTAACGACGGGTGTTAATGGCAGGTGTTAATGGCGTGAAGGGATAAGCTGTTTTTGAACGTGGCGCTTTGCACGCAGCCTTGCCAATTGATGAAGGTGCGTCTCTTCGGTCAGTTCCTGTTAGGTCAATTCCCGCTCTTGGGGCGGCCAGAGCAGATCGTCGACGCGTACGAGGGTGACGACGGCCTCAGAATTCTGGAACTTGCGCAGACAGACGCGTAAGATGCCAACGTGGGCGTGCAGTCTTGAGAAGATCTGAAAGGTTGGAGCTGCAATGAGCAATTCGCCACCGGCTAGACGCCAGGTGCAGGTATCTAGAAGGCCACCGATATAGGCGCTCAAGCTACGCCTGAACTCAGCCTGAAACGTAGTCATGGGAAATTTTGTTTTTAAAAGCAATAATCGCAAAATATCGAGGACGGTGCTCCGGTTTCATCTGCCTTAGCGCATATCAAAACCCCAGCGCCTACGGCACCTCCCCTTAATAAGCTCTTGCTAAGGGGCGGTTGGAAGGGGGCTTGAGAGTTACGACTTTTCGGGGGGCAGGTGGCAGACGGCTTCGAGGCGGTTGCCGTCTGGGTCGGTGACGAAGGCGGCGTAGTAAGAGGAGTGATATTCCGGGCGCAGGGCAGGGCCGTGAGCATCGTCCTTGCCGCCGGTTGCGACAGCAGCTACGTAGAAGCGGTCAACGGCAATGCGGCTGGTTGCTCGGAAGGCCCAATGGCGACGGTCGGCGATTACTTTGGGGCTTGCGAACACTGAGATGTAGGTGTGGCTATCGTCTTCGGGGGAGTTGCGCAAGCCGTAGCCGATGCCTTGCTCGGTCTTATAGACACAGGGATAGCCCAGGGCTGTCATAATCGCGTCGTAGAACTCCCCAGCCTTCTTCAGGTCGCTGACTGTAATCGACACGTGGTCAATCATGCGTTTGCCTCACCACCTGTTTAACTGGCTCAATCATGAACTCTGGAGTGAATTCTAGGCATAAATTCTAAACACGGATTGGCAATATTGGCTCTGAGTTGAGCCTGTCTTTGGGTCCTTAAACTGGGCCTTTAATAGGTCCTGTAATAGAACCCGAAGGGGTGATTGTCGAAGGGCTGTAGAACTAGAGAGAGTAAGATTGCTGTTCTATGCTCGCTATGTCCAACCAAGCGCCTTCGCTGAAGCAAACGATTGAGGCGATTTTGTATCTCAAGAGCCAGCCCCTGACTCTAGGGACTCTTGCCGAGCAGGCGGGATGTGGGCGGGATGCGGCCAAGGCTGCGCTGCTAGAGCTGATGGCTGACTACAGCGAACGCCAGAGTTCGCTGGAGGTTGTGGAAACGAGCGCGGGCTATGCGCTGCAACTGCGGGAGTCGTTTCACGGTCTGGTGCAAAAGATTATTCCA
The sequence above is drawn from the Leptolyngbya sp. FACHB-261 genome and encodes:
- a CDS encoding VOC family protein codes for the protein MIDHVSITVSDLKKAGEFYDAIMTALGYPCVYKTEQGIGYGLRNSPEDDSHTYISVFASPKVIADRRHWAFRATSRIAVDRFYVAAVATGGKDDAHGPALRPEYHSSYYAAFVTDPDGNRLEAVCHLPPEKS
- a CDS encoding HD domain-containing protein, producing the protein MAPKRLAQQIEFIIEIDKLKQVLRQTLLTDESRRENSAEHSWHLAMMAILLAEYVPTSIDVLRVIKMLLIHDLVEIDAGDTFCYDSLGNQDKALRETQAATRLFGLLPPDQGTELHELWQEFEAQATPEAQFAAALDRLQPLLHNQQTRGGTWRLHGITQAQVLQRMSSIQTGAPALWPLVQQIIEDCIAAGYLQAEPALEPAIEPA